A genomic stretch from Ureibacillus composti includes:
- a CDS encoding GntR family transcriptional regulator, whose product MDYFNDALDNALSSKVAEKIMEHILNGDLKPGDKIVEGVYAEMFNTSRSPIREAIYLLATEGLIERIPRKGAYVKGYTIDDVQDLLDVRNHLELLAAQRIVEPHTKKPLLDEMKRILRDMDRCKDKKDYTHLNYEFHFTLLKFSESSVIEGIYSKIVLPLLRIQSIHFKNDQTISKSREDHYKIYEFLINNQVDELVSMLRKHTEDVIVNVRNQVF is encoded by the coding sequence TTGGATTATTTTAATGATGCATTAGATAATGCATTATCTAGTAAAGTTGCAGAAAAAATAATGGAACATATTTTGAATGGTGATTTAAAACCAGGGGATAAGATTGTTGAAGGTGTATATGCTGAAATGTTCAACACTAGCCGTTCTCCTATTAGAGAAGCAATTTATTTATTAGCCACTGAAGGACTAATAGAAAGAATCCCTCGAAAAGGTGCTTATGTAAAGGGGTATACCATTGATGATGTTCAAGATTTGTTAGATGTCCGGAATCATTTGGAATTATTAGCAGCACAAAGGATTGTAGAGCCTCATACTAAAAAACCATTACTTGACGAGATGAAGCGAATCTTACGGGATATGGATCGCTGTAAGGATAAAAAGGATTATACCCATTTAAACTATGAGTTTCATTTTACTTTATTAAAATTTAGCGAGAGTAGTGTTATTGAAGGAATTTATAGCAAAATTGTCCTTCCTCTTTTAAGAATTCAATCAATCCACTTTAAAAATGACCAAACCATTTCAAAATCTAGGGAAGACCATTATAAAATTTACGAATTTTTAATTAATAACCAAGTTGATGAGCTTGTTTCTATGTTAAGAAAACATACAGAAGATGTAATCGTTAATGTAAGAAATCAAGTATTTTGA
- a CDS encoding malonate decarboxylase subunit epsilon gives MKSAFLFPGQGSQYVGMLHDLPNNKEVKKVIEVATDLLKVKMSDLDNETALRKTKAVQLSLLICGVASFEIFKQEGAIPDYVAGHSVGAFSAAVASGVLSFEDALKIVSLRGELMENFYDSGFGMGVVLGLDESKLQQIVEKVHSDLQPVYVSNRNAPTQLTISGSINGIQKVIDFSQTAGAMSAKLLNVSTPSHCPLFDEVSYELLKALNEVVINQPKIPYSSNLRARLLRRGGDIKEDLAFSISRPVLWHDATNVLYENGVRLFIEIPPKEVLSKLAMNAFPESRCMAVSKSGFDDCIYILQN, from the coding sequence GTGAAAAGCGCCTTCTTATTTCCAGGTCAAGGCTCACAATATGTAGGAATGCTTCACGACCTACCAAATAACAAAGAAGTTAAGAAAGTTATCGAAGTGGCAACAGATTTATTAAAAGTGAAGATGAGTGACTTGGATAATGAAACTGCTCTTCGTAAAACGAAAGCAGTCCAACTTTCCCTTCTAATTTGTGGAGTTGCCTCATTTGAGATTTTTAAACAAGAGGGGGCGATTCCAGATTATGTTGCAGGTCATTCGGTAGGTGCATTTTCTGCTGCTGTTGCTTCAGGTGTACTTTCTTTTGAAGATGCATTGAAGATTGTTAGTTTAAGAGGAGAGTTAATGGAAAACTTTTATGATAGTGGTTTTGGAATGGGTGTTGTTTTAGGCCTCGATGAAAGTAAATTACAACAAATAGTAGAGAAGGTACATTCAGATTTGCAGCCTGTTTATGTCTCTAATCGAAATGCTCCTACCCAACTAACCATCTCTGGCTCTATTAATGGAATACAGAAAGTCATTGATTTTTCCCAAACGGCTGGAGCAATGTCAGCAAAACTATTAAATGTTTCAACTCCTTCTCATTGTCCACTGTTTGATGAAGTAAGTTATGAGCTTTTAAAAGCGTTAAATGAAGTTGTTATTAATCAACCTAAAATCCCATACTCTTCGAATTTAAGAGCTCGTTTATTAAGAAGAGGGGGAGATATAAAAGAAGATTTAGCTTTTAGTATTTCTCGACCGGTTCTATGGCATGATGCGACCAATGTATTGTATGAAAATGGAGTCCGCCTATTTATTGAAATCCCACCTAAAGAAGTACTCAGTAAACTAGCAATGAATGCGTTTCCAGAAAGTCGGTGCATGGCAGTTTCAAAAAGTGGATTTGATGATTGTATATATATTTTACAAAACTAA
- the mdcA gene encoding malonate decarboxylase subunit alpha: MVLINDLNKKSWTTRHDAKKKRIESVQNLVDGVIIPTTKIVEALENLIQPGDRVVLEGNNQKQASFLSQSLVQVNPKKVHDLHMIISSISRPEHLDIFEEGIARKIDFSYAGPQSLRIAQMIEDGKIELGDLHTYIELYGRLFVDLIPSVALVAADKADRHGNLYSGPNTEETPTLVEATAFRDGIVIVQVNEIVDELPRVDIPSSWVDFIVVADQPYELEPLFTRDPRHITDIQILQAMMVIRGIYEKHGVKSLNHGIGFNTAAIELLLPTYAESLGLKGKICTNWVLNPHPTLIPAIESGWVESVHCFGGELGMEKYVEARRDVFFTGKDGSLRSNRTLAQLAGQYAVDLFIGSTLQMDALGNSSTVTKGRVAGYGGAPNMGHDPGGRRHSSNAWYDLMTSDEPLARGKKLVVQVAETFQEANKPVFVESLDAIKVKDQAKLAVAPVMIYGEDVTHVVTEEGIAYLYKSDSSAERREMIASIAGVTPIGMEHNPKTAERLRERGLIATPEDLKIRRADAKRSLLAAKNIDELVQWSGGLYTPPAKFRSW, encoded by the coding sequence ATGGTTTTAATTAACGACTTAAACAAGAAATCATGGACAACAAGACACGACGCTAAGAAAAAACGTATTGAAAGTGTACAAAATTTAGTTGATGGTGTGATCATCCCGACTACTAAAATAGTAGAAGCTTTAGAGAATCTTATACAACCAGGTGATCGCGTTGTTTTAGAAGGAAATAATCAAAAACAGGCATCATTCTTGTCGCAGTCTTTAGTACAAGTAAATCCAAAAAAAGTTCACGACTTGCATATGATTATTTCGAGTATCTCAAGACCAGAACATTTGGATATTTTTGAGGAAGGAATCGCAAGAAAAATAGACTTTTCTTATGCAGGTCCTCAAAGTCTTCGTATCGCACAAATGATTGAAGATGGGAAAATCGAGTTAGGTGATTTACATACTTATATAGAGTTATATGGAAGATTGTTTGTAGATTTAATTCCTTCTGTTGCGTTAGTAGCAGCAGATAAAGCAGATAGACACGGTAATTTATATTCAGGACCAAATACTGAAGAAACACCAACATTAGTAGAAGCAACTGCTTTTCGCGATGGGATTGTGATTGTTCAAGTCAACGAGATTGTCGATGAACTACCACGTGTTGATATTCCAAGTTCTTGGGTTGATTTCATTGTAGTAGCAGATCAACCTTACGAACTTGAACCTTTGTTTACGAGAGATCCCCGTCATATTACAGACATTCAGATTTTACAAGCAATGATGGTCATTCGAGGGATTTATGAAAAACATGGTGTCAAATCGCTAAATCATGGAATCGGTTTCAATACTGCAGCTATTGAATTACTTTTGCCTACTTATGCAGAATCGTTAGGCCTTAAAGGGAAGATTTGTACTAACTGGGTGTTAAATCCACATCCAACACTTATCCCTGCAATTGAATCAGGTTGGGTTGAAAGTGTTCATTGCTTTGGTGGAGAACTAGGGATGGAGAAATATGTTGAAGCTAGAAGAGATGTGTTCTTTACAGGGAAGGACGGCAGTTTACGATCGAACCGAACATTGGCCCAATTAGCAGGACAATATGCCGTAGATTTATTTATTGGATCGACTTTACAAATGGACGCACTAGGTAACTCTTCGACTGTAACAAAAGGTAGAGTTGCGGGTTATGGGGGAGCTCCTAATATGGGTCATGATCCAGGTGGTCGTCGTCACTCATCAAATGCATGGTATGACCTAATGACTTCGGACGAGCCATTAGCGCGAGGGAAGAAGTTGGTCGTGCAAGTTGCGGAGACGTTCCAAGAAGCAAACAAACCTGTCTTTGTTGAATCTTTAGATGCAATCAAAGTAAAAGACCAAGCAAAATTAGCTGTTGCACCAGTCATGATTTATGGAGAAGACGTAACCCATGTTGTAACAGAGGAAGGTATTGCTTATTTGTATAAGTCGGATAGCTCAGCTGAGCGTCGAGAAATGATTGCTTCTATTGCAGGGGTTACTCCTATTGGAATGGAACATAATCCGAAAACAGCTGAACGCCTTCGTGAGAGAGGTTTAATAGCAACGCCGGAAGATTTAAAGATTCGTCGTGCAGATGCTAAACGTTCGTTACTGGCTGCCAAAAATATCGATGAACTTGTGCAATGGTCAGGAGGCCTTTATACCCCTCCAGCAAAATTCCGTAGTTGGTAA